One part of the Mercenaria mercenaria strain notata unplaced genomic scaffold, MADL_Memer_1 contig_1903, whole genome shotgun sequence genome encodes these proteins:
- the LOC128551981 gene encoding uncharacterized protein F54H12.2-like: MLVLPQSGRGKETVDLLIFSTKNMMQHGSCKCSKTELVSAVPPTMLTMQDGQWTEHYPISALNNSAPMEFIIPPQTEKWTDSSQSYLYITFKVFKADGTDLEAGTVVNNFSHSMFSSIDLYLNNKLISSNTHTYPYIAYIENILSYNN, from the coding sequence ATGTTGGTGTTACCACAAAGTGGTCGTGGAAAAGAAACCGTTGACCTCTTGATATTTTCGACTAAAAATATGATGCAACACGGTTCTTGCAAGTGTAGTAAAACTGAACTTGTTTCTGCTGTACCTCCAACCATGTTAACCATGCAAGATGGACAATGGACGGAACATTACCCGATTTCGGCTTTGAATAATTCAGCGCCCATGGAATTTATTATTCCTCCACAAACGGAAAAATGGACAGATTCGAGTCAGTCCTATTTGTACATCACATTCAAAGTGTTCAAAGCTGATGGAACAGACCTGGAGGCTGGCACTGTGGTCAATAACTTTTCCCACAGTATGTTCAGTAGCATTGATCTGTATTTGAACAATAAACTGATTTCGAGCAACACACACACCTATCCGTACATAGCCTACATTGAAAATATCCTGTCCTACAACAATTAA